The following proteins come from a genomic window of Nostoc sp. ATCC 53789:
- a CDS encoding CHAT domain-containing protein yields the protein MLAKGLVIFFPHNCYSNFLLSHAIYIKDKSNEYLNDYYNPEDQDKIQWQNQLEERLKKLAEILHIEKILDLVSKQCDRLILIPHRYLHLFPLHALPVKKSYLIDLFPNGVGYAPSCQLLQQIQLRQRPDFQSLFAIQNPTEDLYQGYEKDLGAVGTIKKQFADTHILKQDQANKSAILLGINENIHNVTLNEKLLKANCAFFFCHGYFNSASPQDSGLQLADGNLTLADIITHFKLENCRLVTLSACETGLTDFTSTSDEYIGLPSGFLLAGSTNVVSSLWTVDAIATALLMIKFYKELQQQNNIVLALNTAQRWLRDSTVQGFQDWLINSSLSWGCKKYLNKYFAANHENALTKPFESPFYWAAFCNIGKGV from the coding sequence ATTCTTGCCAAAGGACTTGTCATATTCTTTCCACATAATTGCTACTCCAACTTTTTATTATCTCATGCTATTTATATTAAGGATAAGTCTAATGAATATCTAAATGACTACTACAACCCGGAAGACCAAGATAAAATTCAATGGCAAAATCAGCTAGAAGAACGTCTGAAAAAGTTAGCAGAAATTCTGCATATTGAGAAAATTCTAGACCTAGTATCCAAACAATGCGACAGATTAATCCTCATTCCTCATCGCTACTTACACCTGTTTCCTCTCCATGCTTTACCTGTCAAAAAATCATACCTAATTGACTTATTCCCCAACGGCGTAGGCTATGCACCCAGTTGTCAACTTCTGCAACAAATCCAACTGCGTCAACGTCCCGACTTTCAATCTTTATTTGCCATCCAAAACCCCACAGAAGATTTATATCAAGGCTACGAAAAAGATTTAGGAGCCGTTGGAACCATCAAGAAACAGTTTGCTGATACTCATATTTTGAAGCAAGACCAAGCTAACAAGTCAGCAATTCTGCTCGGCATTAATGAAAATATTCACAATGTTACACTCAATGAAAAATTGCTGAAAGCTAACTGTGCTTTTTTCTTCTGTCATGGATACTTTAACTCTGCTTCTCCCCAAGATTCTGGTTTACAGTTAGCTGATGGAAACCTGACTTTAGCAGATATCATTACTCACTTCAAACTAGAAAACTGTCGCCTAGTCACTCTCTCTGCTTGCGAAACTGGTTTGACCGACTTCACAAGCACAAGTGATGAATACATTGGTTTACCCAGTGGGTTTTTGTTAGCAGGTAGCACCAATGTAGTCAGTAGCCTTTGGACTGTCGATGCTATAGCTACAGCTTTATTGATGATTAAATTTTACAAAGAACTACAGCAGCAAAATAATATTGTATTAGCTTTAAATACAGCACAACGTTGGTTAAGGGATAGCACAGTCCAAGGCTTTCAAGATTGGCTGATTAACTCGTCACTAAGTTGGGGTTGCAAAAAATATTTAAATAAATACTTTGCTGCTAATCATGAAAATGCCTTAACCAAACCGTTTGAATCACCTTTTTATTGGGCTGCTTTTTGTAATATAGGTAAAGGAGTTTAG
- a CDS encoding transposase family protein — protein sequence MTSPLARIESYPHEAKRLIGISYDHFLALVGLAEQRHIEKQAEIEKKKIRIIAPGGGRKPEMSAKEGICLCLVYLRQKPIFEILGLLFNISKTKANDAFNYWVDILRDILPASQIEEVSTDSQKYQELQRMLSEYELIVDSTEQPTARPVDYQEQKRYYSGKKKMHTLKNQFIVLPGGEDIVDVRVGMLGKTSDINLFRETRHKFTDTQQFLGDKAYIGDDAITTPHKKRKNTEISELQKQENKELSSRRIAVEHMICRVKIFRVASDRFRLARHRYNQVILAVCGLVRLRINRLFSVTLST from the coding sequence ATGACAAGTCCTTTGGCAAGAATTGAATCGTATCCTCATGAAGCTAAACGCCTAATTGGAATTAGTTATGACCATTTTTTAGCATTGGTCGGCCTGGCAGAGCAAAGGCATATAGAAAAACAGGCAGAAATTGAAAAAAAGAAAATTCGGATTATCGCTCCTGGAGGCGGGCGTAAACCAGAAATGTCAGCCAAAGAAGGAATATGCTTATGTCTAGTTTACCTGAGACAAAAACCAATTTTTGAGATTTTAGGGTTGCTGTTTAACATTTCCAAAACTAAAGCCAATGATGCCTTCAATTATTGGGTAGATATTTTGCGAGATATTTTACCAGCATCTCAAATAGAAGAAGTATCAACAGATAGTCAAAAATATCAAGAATTACAGCGAATGCTGTCTGAATACGAATTAATTGTCGATAGCACTGAACAACCTACAGCAAGACCTGTAGACTATCAAGAGCAAAAACGATACTACTCTGGCAAGAAAAAAATGCACACTCTGAAAAATCAATTTATTGTTCTACCTGGAGGGGAAGATATTGTCGATGTCCGTGTCGGAATGTTAGGGAAAACAAGCGATATTAATTTATTTCGAGAAACCCGCCATAAATTTACTGACACGCAACAGTTTCTCGGCGATAAAGCTTATATAGGAGATGATGCCATTACCACCCCTCATAAGAAACGAAAAAATACAGAAATCTCGGAATTACAAAAACAAGAGAATAAAGAACTTTCGTCACGCCGAATCGCTGTTGAACACATGATATGTCGGGTAAAAATATTTCGAGTAGCCAGTGATAGATTCCGTCTAGCTCGACATCGATATAATCAGGTAATTCTGGCTGTTTGTGGGCTGGTAAGATTAAGAATTAATCGGTTATTTTCTGTTACTCTTAGTACTTAA
- a CDS encoding tetratricopeptide repeat protein gives MNEQRLHAYNQLIQNLLDCPSGEEPEILAANTELLDADFVQVIVAAADHFAQQGEENTAEWLRNLATYLTTPETPLITQEEIETYGQFLQEILLAIADSNGDAQVIYPLLAANTDKLNDIFAELLRHWATNTLAEAEPDAATSIAAVIGNFSNLIQQFPLGSKASNMEIAIAGYEIALTVYTRSAFPEKWAMTQNNLGNAYGERIFGERADNIEFAIAAYNQALSVYTRSTFPVNWAGTQNNLGLAYGEKILGERAENIESAIAAYNQALSVYTRSAFPVDWAMTQNNLGIAYRNRIFGERAENIELAIAAYNQALSVCTRSAFPVDWAMTQNNLAIAYGERILGERAKNIELAIAAYNQALSVRTRSTFPVDWATTQNNLAVAYGERILGERAENIELAIAAYNQALSVRTRSAFPVNWAGTQNNLGNAYRNRILGGRADNIEMAIAAYNQALSVRTRSAFPVNWAMTQNNLGNAYRNRILGGRADNIEMAIAAYNQALFVYTRSTFPVDWATTQNNLGAAYGERILGERAENIELAIATYSAALSVYTRSAFPQNWATTQNNLGAAYSERIFGERAENIELAIAAYSAALEVRTRSAFPKNNATTLLNLGRLYQEEKLFDSAYNTFVSAIATVEGLRGDIISGEEAKRKQAEEWNKLYRRMVEVCLALARDTEAIEYIERSKTQNLVELLTKAASTSPENLTLVNHNIQFGEIQNLLDNETAIIQWYIFNDCFRAFIITSDNKPAIWHSSQQDLDALIDWSNRLIRES, from the coding sequence ATGAACGAACAGCGTTTACACGCTTATAATCAGCTAATTCAAAACCTGCTAGATTGCCCTAGCGGGGAAGAACCAGAGATATTAGCAGCGAATACAGAATTGCTAGATGCTGATTTTGTGCAGGTTATTGTAGCAGCAGCAGACCATTTTGCCCAGCAGGGAGAGGAAAATACTGCCGAGTGGTTGAGAAACTTAGCAACATATCTCACTACCCCAGAAACTCCCCTCATCACCCAAGAAGAGATAGAGACTTACGGGCAATTTTTACAAGAGATACTGCTAGCAATAGCAGACAGCAACGGTGATGCTCAAGTAATTTACCCATTGCTGGCAGCAAATACCGATAAACTTAATGATATTTTTGCTGAATTATTGCGCCATTGGGCAACAAATACCCTAGCAGAAGCGGAACCAGATGCAGCAACATCCATCGCCGCAGTGATTGGTAATTTTAGTAATCTGATTCAGCAGTTCCCCTTGGGTAGCAAAGCCAGCAACATGGAAATTGCGATCGCTGGCTACGAAATCGCCCTAACTGTATATACCCGCAGCGCCTTTCCTGAAAAATGGGCAATGACGCAAAATAATCTGGGGAATGCTTACGGTGAAAGAATATTCGGAGAACGAGCCGATAATATTGAATTTGCGATCGCTGCTTATAATCAAGCATTGTCTGTATATACCCGCAGCACCTTTCCTGTTAATTGGGCAGGTACGCAAAATAATCTGGGGCTTGCTTACGGTGAGAAAATATTAGGAGAACGAGCCGAGAATATTGAAAGTGCGATCGCTGCTTATAATCAAGCACTGTCTGTATATACCCGCAGCGCTTTTCCTGTTGATTGGGCAATGACGCAAAATAATCTGGGGATTGCTTACCGTAACAGAATATTTGGAGAACGAGCCGAGAATATTGAATTAGCGATCGCTGCTTATAACCAAGCACTGTCTGTGTGTACCCGCAGCGCTTTTCCTGTTGATTGGGCAATGACGCAAAATAATCTGGCGATTGCTTACGGTGAGAGAATATTAGGAGAACGAGCCAAGAATATTGAATTAGCGATCGCTGCTTATAATCAAGCACTGTCTGTTAGAACCCGCAGCACCTTTCCTGTTGATTGGGCAACAACGCAAAATAATCTGGCGGTTGCTTACGGTGAAAGAATATTAGGAGAACGAGCCGAGAATATTGAATTAGCAATCGCTGCTTATAATCAAGCACTGTCTGTTAGAACCCGCAGCGCCTTTCCTGTTAATTGGGCAGGTACGCAAAATAATCTGGGGAATGCTTACCGTAACAGAATATTAGGAGGGCGAGCCGATAATATTGAAATGGCAATCGCTGCTTATAATCAAGCACTGTCTGTTAGAACCCGCAGCGCCTTTCCTGTTAATTGGGCAATGACGCAAAATAATCTGGGGAATGCTTACCGTAACAGAATATTAGGAGGGCGAGCCGATAATATTGAAATGGCGATCGCTGCTTATAATCAAGCACTGTTTGTATATACCCGCAGCACCTTTCCTGTTGATTGGGCAACCACGCAAAATAATCTGGGGGCTGCTTACGGTGAGAGAATATTAGGAGAACGAGCCGAGAATATTGAATTAGCGATCGCGACTTATTCTGCTGCACTGTCTGTATATACCCGCAGCGCCTTTCCCCAAAATTGGGCAACCACGCAAAATAATCTGGGGGCTGCTTACAGTGAGAGAATATTCGGAGAACGAGCCGAGAATATTGAATTAGCGATCGCGGCTTATTCTGCTGCTTTGGAAGTTAGAACCCGCAGCGCCTTTCCCAAAAACAATGCAACAACTTTGTTAAATCTCGGCAGGTTATACCAAGAGGAAAAACTATTTGACTCAGCTTACAATACCTTTGTTTCTGCCATTGCTACAGTCGAAGGTTTGCGCGGAGATATTATTTCCGGTGAAGAAGCCAAGCGTAAACAAGCAGAAGAATGGAATAAACTTTATAGACGCATGGTGGAAGTTTGCCTAGCATTGGCAAGAGACACCGAAGCAATAGAATATATCGAACGTAGCAAAACCCAAAATTTAGTAGAACTGTTAACCAAAGCAGCATCAACAAGTCCAGAAAATTTGACTTTGGTTAATCACAATATCCAATTTGGAGAAATTCAAAACCTTTTAGACAACGAAACTGCAATCATCCAGTGGTACATTTTTAATGATTGTTTTCGCGCTTTTATCATCACCAGCGACAATAAGCCAGCCATCTGGCATTCTAGTCAACAAGACTTAGATGCCTTAATCGATTGGAGTAATAGACTCATCCGCGAATCATGA
- the ileS gene encoding isoleucine--tRNA ligase — MTESGSYKDTVNLPKTSFDMRANAIKREPEIQKFWEENKIYDRLFENNPGELFILHDGPPYANGSLHIGHALNKILKDIINRYQMLRGRKVRYVPGWDCHGLPIELKVLQNMKSAERQNLTSLQLRQKAKEFALATVDNQRQNFKRYGIWGDWDNPYLTLKPEYEAAQIGVFGQMFLKGYIYRGLKPVHWSPSSKTALAEAELEYPEGHVSRSIYAAFAITSLSEAVKPLLAEYQSDLGVAVWTTTPWTIPGNLAVAVNADLNYAVVEVSHPEAQSNFKYLIVAADLVERLSSTLGVELTVKATFKGNDLEHTTYRHPLFDRESPIVVGGDYITTESGTGLVHTAPGHGQEDYIVGQRYGLPILAPVDDNGNFTEEAGQFAGLNVLGDGNQAVIDALAAAGSLLKEEPYPHKYPYDWRTKKPTIFRATEQWFASVEGFREEALKAIATVKWIPAQGENRITPMVAERSDWCISRQRAWGVPIPVFYDEATGEVLLNEEIINHAQAIIAEKGSDAWWELSVEELLPESYRNNGKSYRRGTDTMDVWFDSGSSWAAVVQQRPELRYPADIYLEGSDQHRGWFQSSLLTSVAVNDIAPYKTVLTHGFALDEQGRKMSKSEGNVVDPNTIIEGGKNQKVEPAYGADVLRLWVSSVDYSGDVRIGKNIIKQMNDVRGKIRNTARFLLGSLDDFDPEKDTVPFEELPELDRYMLHRITEVFEEVTEAFDSFQFFRFFQTVQNFCVVDLSNFYLDVAKDRLYISAKDAFRRRSCQTVLKIALDNLARAIAPVLCHTAEDIWQYLPYKTPYKSVFEAGWVQVEEKWRNPELAEFWETLRQLRTDVNKVLEQARIEKLIGSSLEAKALIHIPHKQLGDAIKAFNPVKGNGIDELRYLLLTSQVELLDSAEGLQGLKYTAQTEDWGIGVVNAEGQKCDRCWNYSTHVGESAEHPLICERCVAALAGKF; from the coding sequence GTGACCGAATCAGGAAGTTACAAAGATACTGTAAACCTACCCAAGACTAGCTTTGATATGCGGGCAAACGCCATCAAGCGCGAGCCTGAAATCCAAAAATTTTGGGAAGAAAATAAAATTTACGATCGCCTCTTTGAAAATAACCCCGGCGAATTATTTATACTGCACGATGGGCCTCCCTACGCTAATGGCTCACTCCATATTGGTCATGCCTTAAATAAAATTCTCAAAGATATTATTAATCGCTACCAAATGTTACGAGGGCGTAAAGTTCGCTACGTTCCTGGTTGGGATTGTCACGGTTTGCCAATTGAGTTGAAAGTTTTGCAGAATATGAAGTCAGCAGAACGGCAGAACTTAACATCTTTACAACTACGGCAAAAAGCGAAAGAATTTGCCCTAGCTACGGTAGATAACCAGCGCCAAAATTTTAAACGCTACGGTATTTGGGGTGATTGGGACAACCCTTATTTAACTCTGAAGCCGGAATATGAAGCGGCTCAAATTGGCGTGTTTGGTCAGATGTTCTTGAAAGGATACATCTATCGCGGTTTAAAGCCGGTTCACTGGAGTCCGAGTTCTAAAACCGCTTTGGCTGAAGCTGAGTTGGAATATCCTGAAGGTCACGTTTCCCGCAGTATCTATGCAGCTTTTGCAATCACAAGTTTGTCCGAAGCTGTAAAACCACTGTTGGCGGAATATCAGTCAGATTTGGGTGTGGCTGTTTGGACAACTACACCTTGGACAATTCCGGGGAATTTGGCGGTCGCGGTGAATGCAGATTTGAACTATGCAGTGGTGGAAGTTTCCCATCCAGAGGCGCAGAGTAATTTTAAATACCTCATTGTTGCTGCTGATTTAGTCGAACGTTTATCTTCAACGTTGGGAGTTGAGTTAACTGTAAAAGCCACGTTCAAGGGAAATGATTTAGAACATACTACTTACCGTCATCCCCTATTTGACCGCGAAAGTCCGATTGTAGTGGGTGGTGATTACATCACAACTGAGTCGGGTACTGGGTTAGTACATACCGCACCCGGTCATGGTCAAGAAGATTACATTGTTGGTCAGCGTTACGGTTTACCCATCCTTGCACCAGTGGATGACAACGGCAATTTTACCGAAGAAGCGGGACAATTTGCGGGGTTAAATGTGCTGGGTGATGGTAATCAGGCGGTGATTGATGCACTGGCTGCGGCTGGTTCTTTGCTGAAGGAAGAACCATATCCCCACAAATATCCTTATGATTGGCGGACAAAGAAACCGACGATTTTCCGCGCTACTGAACAATGGTTTGCTTCCGTAGAAGGATTTAGAGAAGAAGCACTAAAAGCGATCGCAACGGTAAAATGGATTCCAGCCCAAGGTGAAAATCGCATCACGCCAATGGTGGCGGAACGTTCCGATTGGTGTATCTCTCGTCAACGCGCTTGGGGTGTACCCATTCCCGTTTTCTACGATGAAGCCACCGGAGAAGTACTGCTGAATGAGGAAATTATCAACCACGCTCAAGCAATTATCGCCGAAAAAGGTTCTGATGCTTGGTGGGAATTATCCGTTGAGGAATTATTACCAGAATCCTATCGTAATAATGGTAAGTCTTACCGCAGAGGTACAGACACAATGGATGTATGGTTTGATTCTGGCTCATCTTGGGCAGCTGTCGTCCAACAGCGTCCAGAGTTACGCTACCCGGCTGATATATATTTGGAAGGTTCCGACCAGCATCGCGGTTGGTTTCAGTCAAGCTTGCTCACCAGTGTAGCAGTGAATGACATTGCACCTTACAAAACTGTGCTAACTCACGGCTTTGCTTTAGACGAACAAGGCCGGAAGATGAGTAAGTCAGAAGGAAATGTGGTTGACCCAAATACAATCATTGAAGGCGGGAAAAATCAAAAAGTAGAACCAGCTTACGGTGCAGATGTCTTGAGATTGTGGGTATCATCGGTTGACTATTCTGGCGATGTCCGCATTGGGAAAAACATCATCAAGCAGATGAATGATGTCAGAGGCAAAATTCGCAATACAGCGCGGTTTTTGCTGGGTAGCTTGGATGATTTTGACCCAGAAAAAGATACAGTTCCCTTTGAGGAATTGCCAGAACTTGACCGTTATATGCTGCACCGCATCACCGAGGTATTTGAGGAAGTAACGGAAGCCTTTGATAGTTTCCAGTTCTTCCGCTTTTTCCAAACTGTGCAGAATTTCTGCGTGGTGGATTTATCCAACTTTTATTTGGATGTTGCCAAAGATAGGCTGTACATCAGTGCAAAGGATGCTTTCCGCCGTCGCAGTTGTCAAACGGTGCTGAAAATAGCTTTAGATAATTTAGCACGAGCGATCGCACCAGTGTTATGCCACACCGCCGAAGATATCTGGCAATATCTCCCCTACAAAACACCTTACAAATCAGTGTTTGAAGCTGGTTGGGTGCAGGTTGAAGAAAAATGGCGTAATCCAGAATTGGCAGAATTTTGGGAGACACTACGACAACTCCGCACCGATGTTAATAAGGTGTTAGAACAAGCCAGGATAGAAAAACTCATTGGTTCTTCCCTGGAAGCGAAAGCTTTGATTCATATCCCTCATAAACAGTTAGGCGATGCTATCAAAGCCTTTAACCCGGTTAAGGGTAACGGTATTGATGAACTGCGGTATCTATTGCTGACTTCCCAAGTGGAATTATTAGATTCTGCTGAGGGTTTGCAAGGATTAAAATATACGGCGCAGACAGAAGACTGGGGAATTGGTGTAGTAAACGCAGAAGGGCAAAAGTGCGATCGCTGTTGGAACTACTCCACCCATGTGGGAGAATCAGCAGAACACCCCTTAATTTGCGAACGGTGTGTTGCAGCCTTAGCCGGAAAGTTCTAG
- a CDS encoding IS4 family transposase encodes MGKHQSVSIRQISKNRAEQIGYYRFLENKSVTVGELVRSLSDHCVSHVEGKHILAISDTSEINLQSHVGRLEALGLGVVGNNRDIGFYIHPTLVLDAANGFPLGISTVKLWTRDINHQDKHERNYSQLPIEEKESYKWLRSADETQQCINVGEAKMITHIGDRESDMYEEFVTVANQDNHVLVRARIDRRLVGKTSSFYTYLNQQPSEGTYTVDVPADARTSRTAREALLIVRRAMVKIQRPDKLNGQDYPPSVTLYAVEAVEVNPPPGQAPIHWRLLTTHQVVCLEQALQVIRWYTWRWRIEQLFATLKTAGLNLEATQLESIAAIQRLTVLALSVAVRILQLIQGRDNPNLPATVAFSHEQQHCLSSISPTLEGKTQLQQNPYLPSSLPWATWIIARLGGWSGYKSQKPPGITTLVRGLEQFESTFFGWKLALGKLVCTP; translated from the coding sequence TTGGGAAAACATCAATCAGTCAGCATTCGACAAATAAGTAAAAATAGAGCCGAACAAATAGGATACTATCGGTTTTTGGAGAATAAGAGTGTGACAGTAGGGGAATTAGTGCGAAGCCTATCAGATCACTGCGTATCTCATGTAGAAGGAAAGCATATATTAGCTATCAGTGATACCAGCGAAATTAACTTGCAGTCTCATGTAGGCAGGTTGGAAGCTTTGGGTCTAGGTGTAGTAGGAAACAATAGGGATATAGGATTTTATATTCATCCCACACTAGTATTAGATGCAGCAAATGGATTTCCCTTGGGGATAAGTACAGTAAAACTGTGGACTAGAGATATCAACCATCAAGATAAACATGAACGAAACTATAGCCAATTGCCAATAGAGGAGAAAGAATCATACAAATGGCTGCGTTCAGCTGATGAAACTCAACAGTGCATCAATGTTGGTGAAGCCAAAATGATTACCCATATCGGCGACCGAGAAAGTGATATGTATGAGGAATTTGTGACAGTCGCAAATCAAGACAATCATGTATTGGTCAGAGCGCGCATTGACCGTCGCCTGGTGGGAAAGACCTCATCATTTTATACATACTTAAACCAACAGCCGAGCGAGGGGACTTACACAGTAGATGTCCCAGCAGATGCACGCACTAGTAGAACCGCAAGAGAGGCATTATTAATTGTTCGCCGTGCAATGGTGAAAATTCAACGTCCAGATAAATTGAATGGACAAGATTATCCTCCGAGTGTGACACTTTATGCCGTGGAAGCCGTGGAGGTCAACCCACCACCAGGTCAAGCACCGATTCATTGGCGATTGCTCACCACCCACCAAGTTGTTTGTTTAGAACAAGCTTTACAGGTGATTCGATGGTACACCTGGCGATGGCGAATTGAACAACTTTTTGCCACCCTCAAAACTGCTGGTTTAAATCTCGAAGCTACCCAATTAGAATCGATTGCTGCCATTCAACGACTGACTGTATTAGCTTTGTCAGTCGCCGTGCGAATTTTACAACTGATTCAGGGACGGGATAACCCTAATTTACCTGCTACTGTTGCTTTTTCACACGAGCAACAGCATTGCTTGTCTAGCATTTCACCAACTTTAGAGGGGAAAACTCAATTGCAACAAAATCCCTATCTTCCTTCCTCTCTTCCTTGGGCTACTTGGATTATTGCTCGGCTTGGTGGTTGGTCTGGTTACAAGTCTCAAAAACCTCCCGGTATTACTACTTTGGTTCGCGGTCTTGAGCAATTTGAATCCACCTTTTTTGGGTGGAAACTCGCTCTGGGCAAACTTGTGTGTACACCGTAG
- a CDS encoding histidine decarboxylase has protein sequence MSSKVAKELADFLLQIEQRSQFHAGYPYNLSCDYSAIGKFFNHLLNNAGDPYIEPDFGLHSRKFEQEVLAFFAHLYKIPENQFWGYVTAGGTEGNLYGMFLAREIYPNGILYSSQDSHYSIPKAAKLFRIQHNVVNSQINGEMNYDHFEQQLSENRRYPAIINLNIGTTVKGAIDNLDKVLEILERNQIKDYYIHCDAALSGLILPFLDGAPQVNFQKPIDSVAISAKFIGSPLPCGVVLTKKKWVEKVETEIEYIGSKDTTILGSRNGHTPLILWYAVQTRGYDGLAKEAKTCIHNAQYLFQQLQIREYPCMLNNFSNTVVFQKPSQRLIKKWQLAVFENSAHMIVMQNIGREKIDIFINELLLEEGLVNNAEDFQLQPVLQH, from the coding sequence ATGTCAAGTAAAGTTGCTAAAGAGTTGGCAGATTTTTTGCTGCAAATAGAACAGCGATCGCAATTTCATGCAGGCTATCCGTATAATTTAAGTTGTGATTACAGTGCGATCGGGAAATTTTTCAATCATCTGTTAAATAATGCTGGAGACCCATATATTGAGCCAGATTTTGGTCTCCATTCCCGTAAGTTTGAGCAAGAAGTATTAGCTTTTTTTGCTCACCTCTATAAAATTCCAGAAAATCAGTTTTGGGGTTATGTTACAGCTGGTGGAACTGAAGGTAATTTATATGGAATGTTCTTAGCAAGAGAAATCTACCCTAATGGGATTCTTTACTCATCACAAGACTCTCATTACTCAATTCCCAAAGCCGCGAAATTATTCCGCATTCAACATAATGTTGTGAATTCGCAAATTAATGGAGAAATGAATTATGACCATTTTGAACAACAACTTAGCGAAAATCGTCGTTATCCAGCCATCATAAATTTAAATATTGGCACTACTGTCAAAGGTGCAATTGATAACTTAGACAAAGTTCTAGAAATTTTAGAGCGCAATCAGATTAAAGATTACTACATTCATTGTGATGCTGCACTTTCAGGGTTAATATTACCGTTTCTAGATGGCGCTCCGCAAGTGAATTTTCAAAAACCCATAGATAGTGTAGCTATTTCTGCTAAATTTATTGGTTCTCCCTTACCTTGTGGTGTAGTTTTAACTAAGAAAAAATGGGTAGAAAAAGTTGAAACAGAAATTGAATATATTGGTTCAAAAGATACAACTATTCTGGGATCTAGAAATGGTCATACTCCCCTAATTCTCTGGTATGCAGTACAAACAAGAGGTTATGATGGATTAGCTAAAGAGGCTAAGACCTGTATTCATAATGCTCAATATCTTTTCCAACAACTTCAAATCAGAGAATATCCATGTATGTTAAATAATTTTTCAAACACAGTAGTTTTTCAAAAACCTTCTCAAAGGTTAATTAAAAAGTGGCAGTTAGCAGTTTTTGAAAACTCGGCACACATGATAGTCATGCAGAATATTGGTCGGGAGAAAATTGATATTTTTATTAATGAACTATTGTTAGAAGAAGGGTTAGTTAATAACGCAGAAGATTTTCAGCTACAGCCAGTACTACAACACTAA